In a genomic window of Vicinamibacterales bacterium:
- a CDS encoding DUF3037 domain-containing protein has product MPAEYTYDYAIVRVVPQVERGEQVNVGVILSCADTDFLEARIEIDERALLALDPALDLAAVRTNLEVIPRVCRGGPDAGPIGLLPARGRFRWLVSPRSTIIQPSAVHTGRTVDPAACLEHLMDRVVRRR; this is encoded by the coding sequence GTGCCCGCTGAGTACACCTACGACTACGCGATCGTCCGGGTCGTCCCGCAGGTGGAGCGCGGCGAGCAGGTGAACGTCGGGGTGATCCTGTCGTGCGCCGATACGGACTTCCTGGAGGCGCGAATCGAGATCGACGAGCGCGCGCTGCTGGCGCTCGATCCGGCGCTCGACCTCGCGGCCGTGCGGACGAATCTCGAGGTGATCCCGCGGGTGTGCCGCGGGGGCCCCGACGCCGGTCCGATCGGGCTGCTGCCGGCGCGCGGCCGCTTCCGCTGGCTGGTCTCGCCGCGCAGCACCATCATCCAGCCGTCCGCGGTGCACACCGGCCGGACCGTCGATCCTGCCGCGTGCCTCGAGCACCTCATGGACCGCGTCGTCAGGCGCCGCTGA
- a CDS encoding HipA family kinase, with translation MRALRTISVTRYVTPLREGGSLPALVEADDDGLYVLKFRAAGHGVRALAAELLSGEIARALGLPVPEIVFAALDRELARTEPDPEIHALMHDSAGLNVALDYLPGSVNFDPVVHAVAPDLASRIVWFDGLVSNVDRTARNSNMLMWHRQPWLIDHGSTLYFHHSPGWEAEAARARDPFAGIRNHVLLHLASRIDEEDERLAATLTPGSIDALVALLPDDWLGGEGADPARLRDAYRRYLTDRLAAPRPFVLEASSAR, from the coding sequence GTGCGTGCGCTTCGTACCATCTCCGTCACACGGTATGTGACGCCGCTGCGCGAAGGGGGCTCGCTGCCGGCCCTGGTGGAGGCGGATGACGACGGGCTGTACGTGCTGAAGTTCCGCGCCGCCGGGCACGGTGTGCGGGCGCTGGCGGCGGAACTGCTGTCCGGCGAAATCGCCCGCGCGCTGGGGCTGCCGGTCCCGGAGATCGTGTTCGCGGCGCTCGACCGGGAGCTGGCCCGCACCGAACCCGACCCCGAGATCCACGCGCTCATGCATGACAGTGCGGGCCTCAACGTCGCGCTCGACTACCTGCCGGGATCGGTGAACTTCGATCCGGTCGTGCACGCGGTCGCGCCGGACCTGGCCTCCCGCATCGTGTGGTTCGACGGGCTCGTGAGCAACGTCGACCGGACGGCACGCAACAGCAACATGCTGATGTGGCACCGCCAGCCGTGGTTGATCGATCACGGATCGACGCTGTACTTCCACCACTCGCCCGGCTGGGAGGCCGAGGCGGCGCGGGCTCGCGATCCGTTCGCGGGGATCAGGAACCACGTGCTGCTCCATCTGGCCTCGAGGATTGACGAGGAGGATGAGCGCCTGGCCGCGACGCTGACGCCCGGGTCGATCGACGCGCTCGTCGCGCTGCTGCCGGATGACTGGCTCGGCGGCGAGGGGGCGGACCCGGCTCGCCTGCGCGACGCGTACCGGCGCTATCTCACGGACCGCCTCGCGGCGCCGCGTCCGTTCGTGCTGGAGGCCTCGAGTGCCCGCTGA
- a CDS encoding glutamate synthase subunit beta: MGKPTAFLEIGRQKTPARPVLERVRDWREVYLQHEAPVLRDQASRCMDCGIPFCHQGCPLGNLIPSWNDLVYRDRWRAAIDRLHATNNFPEMTGRLCPAPCESSCVLGINDAPVTIKGTEAAIAERAFEEGWVTARPPAHRTGHHVAVIGSGPAGLAAADQLNRAGHTVTVFERADRIGGLLRYGIPEFKLEKRVLDRRLALMRTEGIVFRAGCHVGIDVSADDLLSDFDAVVLAGGATAPRDLQVPGRDLQGIHFAMEYLTAQNRRCEGDELSAAETISAAGKQVVIIGGGDTGADCLGTAIRQGAAAVRQLELLPRPPDSRAAGNPWPEWPQIFRISSAHEEGGERLFAVSTERFTGDREGRVTGLRAVSVERRVADGRTVFEPIAGSQIELPADLVLLAMGFTGPERGGVLQQLGVRMTERGTVWRDENWTTSVPRVFAAGDMQRGQSLVVWAIADGRSCARAVDHYLMGESELPDPVSRRES, translated from the coding sequence ATGGGTAAGCCGACCGCGTTCCTCGAGATCGGCCGCCAGAAGACCCCCGCGCGGCCGGTGCTCGAGCGGGTGCGTGACTGGCGCGAGGTCTACCTGCAGCACGAGGCGCCGGTGCTGCGCGATCAGGCGTCGCGCTGCATGGACTGCGGCATCCCGTTCTGCCACCAGGGTTGTCCGCTCGGCAACCTGATCCCGAGCTGGAACGACCTGGTCTACCGCGACCGCTGGCGCGCGGCGATCGATCGGCTTCACGCGACCAACAACTTCCCCGAGATGACGGGGCGGCTGTGTCCGGCCCCCTGCGAGTCGTCGTGCGTGCTCGGGATCAACGACGCGCCGGTGACGATCAAGGGCACGGAGGCGGCGATCGCCGAGCGCGCCTTCGAAGAGGGATGGGTCACCGCGCGGCCGCCGGCGCACCGCACCGGACATCATGTCGCGGTGATCGGCTCCGGTCCGGCCGGACTGGCGGCCGCGGATCAATTGAACCGCGCCGGGCATACCGTCACCGTGTTCGAGCGCGCCGATCGGATCGGCGGGCTGCTGCGCTACGGGATCCCCGAGTTCAAGCTCGAGAAACGCGTCCTCGATCGCCGGCTGGCGTTGATGCGGACCGAGGGGATCGTATTTCGAGCCGGCTGCCACGTCGGCATCGACGTCTCCGCCGACGATCTGCTGTCGGATTTCGACGCCGTGGTCCTCGCCGGTGGCGCGACGGCGCCGCGCGATCTGCAGGTCCCCGGCCGCGATCTGCAGGGGATCCACTTCGCGATGGAGTACCTCACGGCGCAGAACCGCCGCTGTGAAGGGGACGAGCTGTCGGCCGCGGAGACGATTTCCGCCGCCGGCAAGCAGGTTGTGATCATCGGCGGCGGGGATACCGGTGCGGACTGCCTCGGCACGGCGATCCGGCAGGGTGCGGCCGCCGTCCGCCAGCTCGAGCTTCTCCCGCGGCCGCCGGACAGCCGCGCGGCCGGCAACCCCTGGCCGGAATGGCCGCAGATCTTCCGGATCTCGAGCGCGCACGAAGAAGGCGGCGAGCGCCTGTTCGCGGTCTCGACCGAGCGGTTCACCGGCGACCGCGAGGGGCGCGTCACCGGATTGCGCGCCGTCAGCGTCGAACGGCGCGTCGCCGACGGACGCACCGTGTTCGAGCCGATCGCCGGCTCGCAGATCGAGCTGCCCGCCGATCTCGTTCTGCTGGCGATGGGGTTCACCGGCCCGGAACGCGGCGGTGTCCTGCAGCAGCTGGGCGTCCGGATGACCGAGCGCGGCACCGTCTGGCGCGACGAGAACTGGACGACCAGCGTCCCGCGCGTGTTCGCCGCCGGCGACATGCAGCGCGGCCAGTCGCTGGTCGTCTGGGCGATCGCCGATGGACGCAGCTGCGCGCGCGCCGTCGACCACTACCTGATGGGCGAGTCGGAGCTGCCGGATCCCGTCAGCCGGCGGGAGAGCTGA
- a CDS encoding sigma 54-interacting transcriptional regulator yields MTTSTGDTRPRDGAALGLGAGRPSSEIRKLSSLLEVSQALANATNFKAALHRVLEILEKSHDGVRSAVAIEAGEQLPLEVVAAVGGGRERTWPAGVPGGALARQVCATGRPVVVPRVSREPALGERRPGEDERSFVCVPLLLNRRAAGVLCVELRFKAERDYERTGKFFGVIASMIAHALKVQRLLEADRERLVQENARLQGELRDRYDFSHILGTSRSMHAVCEQMTQVARTNTTVLIRGESGTGKELIAQAIHYNSQRSAKPFVKVSCAALPDTLIESELFGYEKGAFTGAAARKQGRFERANGGTLFLDEIGDINTAVQVKLLRVLQEREFERLGGVEPIKTNVRLIAATNRHLEDAIAAGSFREDLLYRLNVFTIFVPPLRERKTDVLLLADAFLERLAADHGKRIRRISTPAIDMLMAYHWPGNVRELQNVIERAVLVCDGDVVHAHHLPPTLQMADTTEGAPTQSLTAALAALEKDLIQDALKMARGNRAKAARLLHATPRILNYKVRKYRIDWRRFR; encoded by the coding sequence ATGACGACCTCGACCGGAGACACGCGTCCGCGCGACGGCGCCGCCCTGGGACTCGGCGCGGGACGCCCGAGCAGCGAGATCCGCAAGCTGTCGTCCCTGCTCGAAGTCAGCCAGGCGCTGGCCAACGCGACCAACTTCAAGGCGGCGCTGCACCGCGTGCTCGAGATCCTCGAGAAGTCGCACGACGGCGTGCGGAGCGCCGTGGCCATCGAGGCGGGCGAACAGCTCCCGCTGGAGGTGGTCGCCGCGGTCGGCGGCGGACGCGAGCGGACGTGGCCGGCCGGCGTGCCTGGCGGCGCGCTGGCGCGCCAGGTCTGCGCCACCGGCCGCCCCGTCGTGGTGCCGCGCGTCAGCCGCGAGCCCGCGCTCGGCGAGCGCCGCCCGGGGGAGGACGAGCGCAGCTTCGTGTGCGTGCCGCTGCTGCTGAACCGCCGCGCCGCCGGGGTGCTCTGCGTCGAGCTGCGCTTCAAAGCCGAGCGCGACTACGAACGGACCGGGAAGTTCTTCGGCGTCATCGCCTCGATGATCGCCCACGCCCTCAAGGTGCAGCGGCTGCTGGAGGCGGATCGCGAGCGGCTGGTGCAGGAGAACGCCCGCCTGCAGGGGGAGCTGCGCGATCGCTACGATTTCTCCCACATCCTCGGAACCAGCCGATCGATGCACGCCGTCTGCGAGCAGATGACGCAGGTGGCGCGGACCAACACCACGGTGCTGATTCGCGGCGAGTCGGGCACCGGCAAGGAGCTGATCGCCCAGGCGATTCACTACAACTCGCAGCGGTCGGCCAAGCCGTTCGTGAAAGTGAGCTGCGCGGCGCTCCCCGACACGCTGATCGAGTCGGAGCTGTTCGGCTACGAGAAGGGGGCGTTTACCGGCGCCGCCGCGCGCAAGCAGGGGCGCTTCGAGCGCGCCAACGGCGGCACCCTTTTCCTCGACGAGATCGGCGACATCAATACCGCGGTGCAGGTCAAACTGCTGCGCGTGCTCCAGGAGCGCGAGTTCGAGCGCCTCGGCGGCGTCGAACCGATCAAGACCAACGTCCGCCTGATCGCCGCGACCAACCGCCACCTCGAGGATGCGATCGCCGCCGGCAGCTTCCGGGAGGACCTGCTGTACCGGCTCAACGTGTTCACCATCTTCGTGCCGCCGCTGCGCGAGCGCAAGACCGACGTGCTGCTCCTCGCCGACGCCTTCCTCGAGCGGCTGGCCGCGGATCACGGCAAGCGCATCCGCCGCATCTCGACGCCGGCGATCGACATGCTGATGGCCTATCACTGGCCCGGCAACGTCCGCGAGCTGCAGAACGTCATCGAGCGCGCCGTGCTGGTCTGCGACGGCGACGTCGTCCACGCCCATCATCTGCCGCCCACGCTGCAGATGGCGGATACCACGGAAGGGGCGCCGACGCAGTCGCTCACCGCGGCGCTGGCCGCGCTGGAGAAGGACCTGATCCAGGACGCGTTGAAGATGGCGCGCGGCAACCGCGCCAAGGCGGCGCGGCTGCTGCACGCGACGCCGCGGATCCTCAACTACAAGGTTCGCAAGTACCGCATCGACTGGCGGCGGTTCCGGTGA
- the ppc gene encoding phosphoenolpyruvate carboxylase — translation MLIRDSQAALRDDVRLLGTLLGETLVRQEGADLFARVERIRAHAKRARREGEDETFRALADELAAMPLETAAPVARAFSQFLHLANVAEQHHRIRRRRARQCDPLGTPRGGSLEEAIPRLAALTSPERVREAMLALRVELVITAHPTEMMRRSLQYKYNAIAAALASLDRTDATPLERESLVAALSREITAAWETEEVRRERPSPLDEVRAALAVFEHTLWKAVPEYLRTCDRVLSRVTGAGLPLEAAPIRFGSWIGGDRDGHPSITAEVTRRTCLGSRWIALSMYARDVAALGDELSMSRASPALRARTGGAAEPYRALLRQLQRDLESTRRAIEDQLSTRPGGRGGPRSEEVVRTAADLARPLRLCFESLHETGNGLVADGALADVLRRVACFGLTLARLDIRQDARRHTEAVDLIARHTGSPGYTQWDEAARVAWLIEALSRDESGEGGPLPNSPRAAEVLQTFAVMADIAPESLGAYVISMAGQPSDVLAVEYLQRRAGVTPPLRVVPLFETARDLRTAGEVIDRLLSIPWYRARIAAAGDRQEVMIGYSDSAKEIGCVAAAWELYKAQEAVVAAGKAHGVAVTLFHGRGGSSGRGGAPTSLAIQSQPPGSIDGTLRVTEQGEMIQAKFGLHGIALRTLEVYTSAAVEATLLPPRPVPGEWRGVMDRLAARAEAAFRGVVYDDPRFMRYFRAVTPEAELDSLHIGSRPARRAGGDGLSGLRAIPWQFAWMQTRLLLASWLGAEALDDPAETAACREMYRGWPFFRTLIDLLETAFGKADPRIAAEYDRRLAPPDLQAFAGELRARLATASGAVLAITGARELLADREVLRRSIEVRNPYVDPINLIQVALLERLAQAGDLEEEDRAALRQAVRLTISGVAAGMRNTG, via the coding sequence ATGCTGATTCGCGACTCGCAGGCGGCGCTGCGCGACGACGTGCGGCTGCTGGGCACGCTGCTCGGAGAAACCCTGGTCCGCCAGGAAGGCGCGGACCTGTTCGCGCGCGTCGAACGGATCCGTGCCCATGCGAAGCGGGCGCGGCGCGAGGGAGAGGACGAGACGTTCCGCGCGCTCGCCGACGAGCTGGCGGCGATGCCGCTCGAGACGGCGGCTCCGGTGGCCCGCGCCTTTTCGCAGTTCCTGCACCTGGCGAACGTCGCCGAGCAGCATCACCGGATCCGGCGGCGCCGCGCGCGCCAGTGCGATCCGCTCGGCACGCCGCGCGGCGGCTCGCTGGAGGAGGCGATCCCGCGGCTGGCCGCGCTCACCTCTCCTGAACGGGTCCGCGAGGCGATGCTGGCGCTCCGCGTCGAGCTGGTGATCACCGCGCACCCCACCGAGATGATGCGCCGCTCGCTGCAGTACAAGTACAACGCGATCGCCGCGGCGCTGGCGAGCCTGGATCGCACGGACGCGACGCCGCTCGAACGCGAGTCGCTCGTCGCGGCGCTCTCGCGGGAGATCACCGCGGCGTGGGAGACCGAGGAGGTCCGGCGCGAGCGGCCCTCGCCGCTCGATGAAGTCCGCGCCGCGCTGGCGGTGTTCGAGCACACGCTGTGGAAGGCGGTGCCGGAGTACCTGCGGACGTGCGACCGCGTGCTGAGCCGCGTCACCGGCGCCGGCCTGCCGCTCGAGGCCGCACCGATCCGTTTCGGTTCGTGGATTGGCGGCGACCGTGACGGTCATCCGTCGATCACCGCCGAAGTGACCCGCCGCACCTGTCTCGGATCGCGGTGGATCGCGCTGTCGATGTACGCCCGGGACGTGGCGGCGCTCGGCGACGAGCTCTCGATGTCCAGGGCCAGCCCGGCTCTGCGCGCGCGTACGGGCGGCGCCGCCGAGCCGTATCGCGCGCTGCTGCGCCAGCTGCAGCGCGATCTCGAGTCCACCCGCCGGGCGATCGAGGATCAACTGTCGACGCGCCCGGGCGGCCGCGGCGGTCCGCGCAGCGAGGAGGTGGTGCGGACGGCGGCGGACCTGGCGCGCCCGCTGCGCCTCTGTTTCGAGTCACTGCACGAGACCGGCAACGGCCTCGTCGCGGACGGCGCGCTCGCCGACGTGCTGCGGCGTGTCGCGTGCTTCGGGCTGACGCTCGCCCGCCTCGACATCCGGCAGGACGCGCGGCGTCACACCGAGGCGGTCGATCTCATCGCCCGGCATACCGGCAGTCCGGGGTACACCCAGTGGGACGAAGCGGCGCGCGTCGCGTGGCTGATCGAGGCGCTGTCGCGCGACGAGTCCGGGGAGGGCGGTCCGCTGCCGAACAGTCCGCGGGCGGCCGAAGTGCTCCAGACGTTCGCCGTGATGGCGGACATCGCGCCCGAATCGCTCGGCGCCTACGTGATCTCGATGGCGGGCCAGCCGTCGGACGTCCTGGCGGTGGAATACCTCCAACGCCGCGCCGGCGTCACGCCGCCGCTGCGCGTGGTTCCGCTGTTCGAGACCGCGCGCGATCTGCGCACCGCCGGGGAGGTCATCGACCGGCTGCTGTCGATCCCGTGGTACCGCGCCAGGATCGCGGCGGCGGGGGATCGGCAGGAGGTGATGATCGGATACTCCGATTCAGCCAAGGAGATCGGCTGCGTCGCCGCCGCGTGGGAGCTGTACAAGGCGCAGGAAGCGGTGGTCGCGGCCGGGAAGGCGCACGGCGTGGCGGTCACGCTGTTTCACGGCCGCGGCGGCAGCAGTGGCCGCGGCGGCGCGCCGACCTCGCTGGCGATCCAGTCGCAGCCGCCCGGATCGATCGACGGCACGCTGCGCGTCACCGAACAGGGGGAAATGATCCAGGCGAAGTTCGGGCTGCACGGCATCGCGCTGCGCACGCTGGAGGTGTACACCTCGGCCGCCGTCGAAGCGACACTTTTGCCGCCGCGGCCGGTTCCCGGGGAATGGCGAGGCGTGATGGATCGGCTCGCGGCGCGCGCCGAGGCGGCGTTCCGCGGCGTGGTCTACGACGATCCGCGGTTCATGCGCTACTTCCGCGCCGTCACGCCCGAGGCGGAACTGGACAGTCTGCACATCGGCAGCCGGCCGGCCCGCCGGGCCGGCGGCGACGGACTGAGCGGCCTCCGCGCGATTCCGTGGCAGTTCGCCTGGATGCAGACCCGGCTGCTGCTCGCGTCCTGGCTCGGGGCTGAAGCGCTGGACGATCCCGCGGAGACCGCGGCCTGCCGCGAGATGTACCGCGGCTGGCCCTTCTTCCGCACGCTGATCGATCTGCTCGAAACCGCCTTCGGCAAGGCGGATCCGCGCATTGCCGCCGAGTACGACCGCCGGCTCGCGCCGCCGGATCTGCAGGCCTTCGCCGGCGAGCTGCGCGCGCGGCTGGCCACGGCGAGCGGCGCGGTGCTCGCCATCACCGGCGCCCGCGAGCTGCTCGCGGACCGGGAGGTCCTGCGCCGATCGATCGAGGTGCGCAATCCGTACGTCGATCCGATCAACCTCATTCAGGTCGCACTGCTCGAGCGGCTCGCGCAGGCCGGCGATCTGGAGGAAGAGGACCGCGCGGCGCTGCGGCAGGCGGTGCGTCTCACGATCAGCGGCGTGGCCGCGGGAATGAGGAACACGGGATGA
- a CDS encoding DUF1697 domain-containing protein, whose protein sequence is MVYAALLRGINVGGNNMVSMKSLKENFERLAFEHVRTYINSGNVIFRAADRDPRALEDRIDRMLEQQYRLTGRTVVRTKGEMVKVVAALDREDLSDPDWRCNVIFLRSTVDPRRTLKSIALQPEIERVVCCPGTWLWSARLRDLNRSAMMKLGKTPLYREMTVRNVNTTRAVLALMQQTPDSQPLSGA, encoded by the coding sequence ATGGTCTACGCGGCCCTGCTGCGCGGCATCAACGTCGGCGGCAACAACATGGTGTCGATGAAGTCGCTGAAGGAGAACTTCGAGCGGCTCGCCTTCGAGCACGTGCGCACCTACATCAACAGCGGCAACGTGATCTTCCGCGCCGCGGATCGCGACCCGCGCGCCCTCGAAGACCGCATCGATCGCATGCTGGAGCAGCAGTACAGGTTGACGGGGCGGACGGTCGTGCGCACGAAGGGGGAGATGGTCAAGGTCGTCGCCGCGCTGGACAGGGAAGACCTTTCGGATCCCGACTGGCGGTGCAACGTCATCTTCCTGCGCAGCACCGTGGATCCCAGGCGCACCTTGAAATCGATCGCCCTGCAGCCGGAGATCGAACGCGTCGTCTGTTGTCCGGGCACCTGGCTGTGGTCGGCCCGCCTTCGCGACCTGAACCGGTCGGCGATGATGAAGCTGGGGAAGACGCCGCTGTACCGGGAGATGACCGTGCGGAACGTCAACACCACGCGCGCCGTGCTGGCGCTGATGCAGCAGACGCCGGATTCGCAGCCGCTCAGCGGCGCCTGA
- a CDS encoding TIGR00300 family protein, producing MPYPSAASAVIAAEGHLIDSQLLTAIFDTVINRGGTFEVQSFDIGRTNDEFSRLTMRVSAPDQTSLAELLDALIPLGCHAPAEHDALVRPADRDRCAPDDFYSTTNQRTQVRVGGRWVQVEQQRMDAAVIVDGERAVCRKLRDLRTGDRVVCGREGIRVTPEFRDRDRADFAFMANDVSSERRVEVSVERIAAMMREAKAAGRRIAFIAGPVVVHTGGAAYLGRLIRAGFVDVLLAGNALAVHDAELALFGTSLGVDLEAGAPVSGGHRHHMRAINAITRAGGLEAAVAAGVLTGGVMFECIRARVPYILAGSVRDDGPIPDTITDIVEAQDRYAEALRDVGMALVLSTMLHGIGVGNMLPAWVPVVCVDINPAVVTKLADRGSSQTIGLVTDVGLFLHQLSRRLTGSGSSDSPIR from the coding sequence GTGCCATATCCATCCGCCGCGTCCGCGGTGATCGCCGCCGAAGGACATCTCATCGATTCGCAGCTGCTCACCGCGATCTTCGACACGGTCATCAACCGCGGCGGCACCTTCGAGGTCCAGTCGTTCGACATCGGCCGCACCAACGACGAGTTCTCGCGGCTGACGATGCGGGTCTCGGCGCCGGATCAGACCTCGCTGGCCGAGCTGCTGGACGCCTTGATCCCGCTCGGCTGCCACGCGCCGGCCGAGCACGACGCGCTGGTCCGCCCGGCGGATCGCGATCGCTGCGCCCCCGACGACTTCTATTCCACGACCAACCAGCGGACCCAGGTGCGCGTCGGCGGCCGCTGGGTCCAGGTCGAGCAGCAGCGCATGGACGCCGCCGTCATCGTCGACGGCGAACGCGCCGTGTGCCGCAAGCTGCGCGACCTCAGGACGGGCGACCGCGTCGTCTGCGGCCGCGAGGGCATCCGCGTGACGCCGGAGTTCCGCGATCGCGATCGCGCCGACTTCGCCTTCATGGCCAACGACGTGTCGTCCGAGCGGCGCGTCGAAGTCAGCGTCGAACGGATCGCAGCGATGATGCGCGAGGCGAAAGCCGCCGGACGGCGGATTGCGTTCATCGCCGGGCCGGTCGTGGTGCACACCGGAGGAGCGGCGTACCTCGGCAGGTTGATCCGGGCCGGATTCGTCGACGTCCTGCTGGCGGGGAACGCGCTCGCCGTCCATGACGCCGAGCTGGCGCTGTTCGGCACCTCCCTGGGCGTCGATCTGGAAGCCGGCGCGCCGGTGTCCGGAGGCCATCGCCACCACATGCGGGCGATCAACGCCATCACGCGCGCCGGCGGTCTCGAAGCGGCGGTCGCCGCGGGCGTGCTGACCGGCGGCGTGATGTTCGAGTGCATCCGCGCGCGCGTCCCGTACATCCTCGCCGGCAGCGTGCGCGACGACGGACCGATCCCCGACACGATCACGGACATCGTCGAGGCGCAGGATCGCTACGCGGAGGCGCTGCGGGACGTCGGGATGGCGCTCGTGCTGTCGACAATGCTTCATGGCATCGGCGTCGGAAACATGCTGCCGGCGTGGGTCCCGGTCGTGTGCGTCGACATCAACCCGGCGGTGGTGACGAAGCTGGCCGATCGCGGCTCGTCACAGACGATCGGCCTGGTGACGGACGTCGGGTTGTTTCTGCATCAGCTCTCCCGCCGGCTGACGGGATCCGGCAGCTCCGACTCGCCCATCAGGTAG
- a CDS encoding serine hydrolase domain-containing protein, translated as MRCTVLSIAFLGLVSGGAHAQSADPRFNTLAALAEAKMKEYGVPGVALGIVADGRTTIRGLGITNVEDPLPITEHTVFPIASISKTFAATAMMRLVEQGKVDLRAPVRTYLPEFRVRDEAASRDVTPWHLLTHLGGWEGQVSGPERGTETLKNFVGTITDLMQIAPPGQVWSYNNAGFSIAGRVIEAVTAHPINQAMRDLVFQPLGLDHAGTTAGDFIVQRFAAPHATRDGTARLLRPFSASTSVTAGGVGLCMTDLLTYARFHLGDGAAANGERVLQRESLEQMRAPQSRKQGTDDEIGLSWHIRRVGAVRAFGHGGTLGGHILLLEIVPERNFAIAILTNASTGWRLIQDVERAALQSYLDAAYTPNQAIAHRGLVETIPSASPLAQQPDPAPYLGTYARPNNSYVVRVESGKLIVQDRPNGGGAPRDYPVAFYGPDRVIVTDGPDQGQSIEFVRDAAGRIAWIRFVGRAAVRTR; from the coding sequence ATGCGCTGTACCGTCCTGTCGATCGCGTTCCTGGGGCTGGTCTCGGGCGGCGCCCACGCGCAGTCCGCCGACCCGCGCTTCAACACGCTGGCCGCCCTGGCCGAAGCGAAGATGAAGGAGTACGGCGTCCCCGGCGTCGCGCTGGGGATCGTCGCGGACGGTCGGACCACGATCCGCGGGCTCGGCATCACCAACGTCGAGGACCCGCTTCCGATCACCGAGCACACCGTCTTCCCGATCGCGTCGATCTCGAAGACGTTCGCGGCGACGGCGATGATGCGCCTGGTGGAGCAGGGCAAAGTCGATCTGCGGGCGCCGGTGCGGACGTATCTGCCGGAGTTCCGCGTGCGCGACGAGGCCGCCAGCCGCGACGTGACGCCGTGGCACCTCCTCACGCACCTTGGCGGCTGGGAGGGGCAGGTCTCCGGTCCGGAGCGCGGCACCGAGACGCTCAAGAACTTCGTCGGCACCATCACCGACCTCATGCAGATCGCCCCTCCGGGACAGGTGTGGAGCTACAACAACGCGGGGTTCAGCATCGCCGGCCGCGTCATCGAGGCCGTCACGGCACATCCGATCAACCAGGCGATGCGCGATCTCGTCTTCCAGCCGCTCGGACTCGACCATGCGGGCACGACGGCGGGCGACTTCATCGTTCAGCGATTCGCCGCGCCTCATGCGACGAGGGACGGCACGGCCAGGCTCCTGCGGCCTTTCAGCGCGTCGACCAGCGTCACCGCGGGCGGGGTCGGGCTCTGCATGACGGATCTCCTGACGTACGCGCGGTTTCACCTGGGTGACGGTGCCGCCGCGAACGGCGAGCGGGTCCTCCAGCGCGAATCGCTGGAGCAGATGCGGGCGCCGCAATCGCGCAAGCAGGGAACCGACGACGAGATCGGACTGTCGTGGCACATCCGTCGCGTCGGCGCCGTTCGAGCGTTCGGGCACGGCGGGACGCTCGGCGGACACATCCTGCTCCTCGAGATCGTGCCGGAGCGCAACTTCGCGATTGCGATCCTCACCAATGCCAGCACCGGCTGGCGATTGATCCAGGACGTGGAGCGCGCCGCGCTGCAGTCCTATCTGGACGCCGCCTACACGCCGAACCAGGCGATCGCGCATCGCGGCCTCGTCGAGACGATCCCGTCGGCGTCGCCGCTGGCGCAGCAGCCCGATCCCGCGCCGTACCTGGGCACCTACGCCAGGCCCAACAACTCGTACGTCGTCCGTGTCGAGAGCGGAAAGCTGATCGTGCAGGATCGGCCGAACGGCGGCGGCGCGCCGCGGGACTATCCGGTGGCATTCTACGGACCGGATCGCGTGATCGTCACCGACGGCCCGGACCAGGGGCAATCGATCGAGTTCGTGCGCGACGCTGCCGGGCGCATCGCGTGGATTCGATTCGTGGGCCGCGCCGCGGTGCGGACGCGGTAA
- a CDS encoding heavy metal-binding domain-containing protein translates to MLVTTTPGIEGKRITKYFGVVTGEAILGANVFKDLFAGIRDIVGGRSGAYEAELHRARDIALSEMQTQAQQLGANAVVGVDLDYEVLGPNNGMLMVSASGTAVLTE, encoded by the coding sequence ATGCTGGTCACCACCACGCCCGGAATCGAGGGCAAGCGAATCACCAAGTACTTCGGCGTCGTCACCGGCGAGGCGATCCTCGGCGCCAACGTCTTCAAGGACCTGTTCGCCGGCATCCGCGACATCGTCGGCGGACGATCGGGCGCGTATGAGGCCGAGCTCCACCGCGCGCGTGACATCGCGCTGAGCGAGATGCAGACGCAGGCGCAGCAGCTCGGCGCCAACGCGGTGGTCGGCGTCGATCTCGACTACGAGGTCCTCGGGCCGAACAACGGGATGCTGATGGTGTCGGCCAGCGGCACCGCCGTGCTGACCGAGTGA